The Ananas comosus cultivar F153 linkage group 7, ASM154086v1, whole genome shotgun sequence genome has a window encoding:
- the LOC109712891 gene encoding protein PLASTID TRANSCRIPTIONALLY ACTIVE 12, which produces MGSCSNTWIFGDGSACAKSPRQTFRTPFVGVFNLNKLKFPVKLSQNYRKRDQQFPCVKCAKKKDGRFDPSSVEPPPYYSYMDSTSGQLEPASGARASIPGREYWPEGTAARVRAARAPEPLGKSQGRPSYGKNPGSRRKKYKGQVAASETAETSVVVNEPPPAVENESSNDAPDQTKDPLDEYVVYRTEPEEENLSQYELDKRIGRPHPFIDPAKDKPVEEPRSSEDLWWNWRKPEKEQWSRWQRRRPDVNTVFAKAMAETGQIKLFGDHPTQTETALARARRHLYKEERVQAEQRRLEEIGPIAYYSEWVKAWNRDTSREAVQKHFEETGEDENTQLITMFQHQTAEEYRIMMGTDIRIPRDPLAMRMREDQIKEIWGGDPVYPTVNYIQDPDEVIDYRGPDFHEPTPNMLAYLMEQGKIISREELDKILSKEKTQELEITDIDEAMATAVDIGENDDEEDSEEEEVEEEKINRNWSVLKTTPQLRKSKEKPKKEGPMSLEEAVDDSENLTDFLMDFNEEE; this is translated from the exons AATTTAAACAAGCTGAAATTTCCTGTAAAACTGAgccaaaattatagaaaacgAGATCAGCAATTTCCGTGTGTAAAATGCGCCAAGAAGAAGGATGGGCGGTTCGATCCGTCGTCCGTCGAGCCGCCACCGTATTACAGTTACATGGACTCCACTTCCGGGCAGCTGGAGCCGGCATCCGGCGCCCGGGCAAGCATTCCGGGCAGGGAATACTGGCCCGAAGGCACCGCCGCCCGTGTCCGGGCAGCTCGGGCACCTGAACCCCTCGGTAAATCTCAAGGCAGGCCTTCTTATGGCAAGAACCCCGGAAGCCGGCGGAAGAAGTATAAAGGACAGGTGGCGGCCTCGGAAACTGCAGAAACTAGCGTGGTTGTTAATGAGCCGCCGCCCGCGGTTGAGAACGAGAGCTCGAATGATGCTCCCGATCAGACGAAGGACCCGTTGGATGAGTATGTTGTTTATCGGACGGAGCCGGAGGAAGAGAATTTAAGTCAGTATGAGTTGGATAAGAGAATCGGGCGGCCGCATCCCTTTATCGATCCGGCCAAGGATAAGCCTGTGGAAGAGCCTCGGTCTAGCGAAGATCTGTGGTGGAATTGGCGGAAGCCCGAGAAGGAGCAGTGGTCGAGGTGGCAAAGAAGGCGCCCGGATGTCAACACG GTGTTTGCAAAAGCAATGGCGGAAACTGGCCAGATAAAGCTTTTCGGAGACCACCCAACACAGACAGAAACTGCCCTCGCAAGGGCCAGAAGACATCTGTACAAAGAAGAGCG GGTACAAGCAGAACAAAGGAGATTAGAAGAGATTGGCCCGATTGCGTACTATTCGGAATGGGTCAAAGCTTGGAACAGAGATACTTCACGTGAGGCTGTGCAAAAGCATTTTGAGGAAACTGGAGAAGATGAGAACACTCAACTGATTACAATGTTTCAGCACCAAACAGCTGAAGAATACCGCATCATGATGGGCACCGATATTCGCATACCGCGGGATCCTTTAGCGATGCGAATGCGAGAAGATCAAATCAAAGAAA TATGGGGTGGTGATCCTGTTTATCCAACTGTAAATTATATTCAAGATCCCGATGAAGTAATTGACTACAGAGGTCCAGATTTTCATGAGCCTACTCCTAACATGTTGGCCTATCTCATGGAG CAAGGGAAGATTATATCAAGGGAGGAGCTTGACAAAATATTGTCAAAAGAGAAGACTCAAGAACTTGAG ATAACTGATATTGACGAAGCTATGGCTACTGCAGTTGACATCGGGGAGAATGAT GATGAAGAAGATAGTGAGGAAGAGGAAGTtgaagaagagaaaataaatcGGAATTGGAGTGTTCTGAAAACTACGCCACAGCTTCGCAAATCAAAg GAAAAACCCAAGAAAGAAGGTCCCATGTCTTTAGAAGAGGCTGTAGATGATTCGGAGAACTTAACTGATTTTCTTATGGACTTCAATGAAGAGGAGtga
- the LOC109712890 gene encoding protein BREAST CANCER SUSCEPTIBILITY 1 homolog, translating into MADVAHLEKMGRELECPICWSLLRSAASISCNHVFCNSCILESMKTVSSCPVCKVPFRRREVRAAPHMDNLVSIFKSMEVATGTSILSTQLAPAAKNTDGAKQGDEENNVDAPETSAAHERKEKNKKKQKRLRKANARNPVSRPSTEPSFPAKKRIHVTPFPISETPKRPKKALKLVHSCSEPQDDVKTDNCAVAPYDNKGSPSLSPFFWLREEDDEENAERPSVQQTIDTPPSHNAPCFSDIKDSDDEAPCSMTPESKAKAQEAFDSELFEWTQRACSPELCSTPRKKLTKGRQKLDQIQERDCRGIMEVGELCDNVCLTNAEPKTVDARKGGSKNRKRNNITKKKRAKSSICGNTHNIASDAHQEFTNNPSGMLQNSNDVRKDTDKSSPPTTRGKYIHSSNHLLAHQNLNSGEMPITHTDQALAEPSDQLPAISIGVNDKNGEKVDSNILLKAQKRSKTSSLENHRKRIKETSDDVKYEITEGIPTGSVSKRKMGRKNTTKMKAVPEFLDDKSKDGKDSCIATAAKGTKIVNRQKYDSKTCGRTARAKLMISPATMDSAVLRNNAVSERSDTLAVRKLKKDGESIATDCVLKKCEYTPEVVCAFCKSADITEDSGEMMHYFNGKPVAADYSGGTNVIHSHKNCTEWAPDVYFEDDSAINLAAELARSRRIKCIVCGIKGAALGCFEKSCRKSFHYTCAKLIPECCWDNENFIMLCPLHWSSKLPIETSEAQKQIKRTSSKGSIAQVPSARDSGYDTSNLWSWPSGSPCKWVLCCSALSNKEKEIVSQFTKMTGVPLTKTWSPAVTHVITSTDGSGACKRTLKFLMAILNGKWIVNINWIRVCMEAMEPVDEEKFEITVDVHGISGGPKLGRLKAINKEPKLFNGLRFYFSGDFVLSYRGYLQDLVTAAGGTVLQRKPISRDQQKLLDDSSLTFIIYSLEHPEKSNSNRDSVVFDLRRAKAKALADACSGKIASNTWVIDSIAACKLQPLT; encoded by the exons GGAGCAAAACAAGGTGATGAAGAAAACAATGTCGATGCACCAGAAACCTCAGCGGCACAcgaacgaaaagaaaagaataagaagaaacaaaagcgACTGCGCAAAGCTAATGCGCGGAATCCTGTTTCTCGTCCATCGACAGAGCCTTCTTTCCCTGCAAAGAAACGGATTCATGTCACACCATTCCCCATATCTGAGACTCCAAAAAGGCCTAAAAAGGCCTTGAAGTTAGTACACTCATGCAGTGAGCCCCAGGATGATGTTAAAACAGATAACTGTGCAGTTGCACCTTATGACAACAAGGGAAGTCCTTCTCTTTCACCCTTTTTCTGGctgagggaagaagatgatgaagaaaaTGCTGAGAGACCTAGTGTGCAGCAGACAATAGATACACCTCCATCACATAATGCTCCTTGTTTTAGTGATATCAAAGATTCAGACGATGAGGCGCCCTGTAGTATGACTCCAGAA AGCAAAGCCAAGGCTCAGGAAGCTTTTGACAGCGAATTGTTTGAATGGACTCAAAGGGCTTGCTCTCCTGAACTATGTTCAACACCACGGAAAAAACTG ACTAAAGGCAGGCAAAAACTTGATCAGATACAAGAGAGAGATTGCCGAGGAATCATGGAGGTTGGAGAATTATGTGATAATGTTTGTCTTACAAATGCTGAACCTAAAACGGTTGATGCCAGAAAAGGAGGTTCAAAGAATAGGAAGAGAAACAATAtaacaaagaagaagagagcGAAATCATCCATTTGTGGAAATACTCATAATATAGCAAGTGATGCCCACCAAGAATTTACGAATAATCCTAGTGGAATgcttcaaaattcaaatgatgTACGCAAGGATACTGATAAAAGTAGTCCTCCAACAACAAGAGGAAAATATATTCACAGCAGTAACCATTTACTTGCGCACCAAAATTTAAACTCTGGTGAAATGCCAATAACCCATACAGATCAGGCTTTGGCTGAACCATCCGATCAGCTTCCAGCTATATCAATAGGAGTGAACGATAAGAATGGAGAGAAAGTGGATTCAAACATTCTGCTAAAAGCTCAAAAACGGAGTAAGACAAGCAGCTTGGAGAACCACAGAAAGCGAATCAAGGAAACATCTGATGATGTTAAATATGAAATCACTGAAGGAATTCCTACAGGATCTGTCAGTAAGAGAAAAATGGGCAGAAAAAATACCACGAAGATGAAAGCAGTACCAGAATTTCTAGACGATAAAAGTAAAGATGGCAAAGATTCTTGCATTGCAACAGCTGCAAAAGGGACAAAGATTGTAAATAGACAGAAATATGACTCAAAAACATGTGGAAGAACTGCAAGAGCTAAGCTTATGATTTCTCCTGCAACAATGGACTCTGCTGTGTTACGAAACAATGCAGTTAGTGAAAGATCGGATACATTAGCTGTGAGAAAGCTTAAAAAGGATGGGGAAAGTATAGCAACTGATTGTGTTCTGAAGAAATGTGAATATACACCTGAAGTTGTCTGTGCTTTCTGCAAGTCTGCTGATATCACTGAG GATTCTGGAGAGATGATGCATTATTTCAATGGCAAACCAGTAGCTGCAGATTATAGTGGAGGGACCAATGTCATACACTCTCACAAGAACTGCACTGAATG GGCTCCTGATGTATACTTTGAAGATGATTCGGCCATCAATCTTGCTGCTGAACTGGCAAGAAGTAGAAGGATAAAATGCATTGTTTGTGGCATTAAAGGGGCCGCTCTTGGATGCTTTGAGAAAAGCTGTAGGAAGAGTTTCCACTACACCTGTGCTAAATTGATCCCAGAGTGCTGCTGGGATAAT GAAAACTTTATTATGCTATGCCCTCTGCATTGGTCGTCTAAATTGCCGATTGAAACTTCTGAAGCCCAAAAGCAAATCAAAAGAACTAGTTCAAAAGG GTCAATAGCTCAAGTTCCATCAGCAAGGGATTCTGGTTATGATACAAGTAATTTGTGGAGTTGGCCTTCTGGGTCTCCATGCAAGTGGGTTCTTTGTTGTTCGGCTCTTTCTAATAAAGAGAAG GAAATTGTTTCTCAATTCACGAAAATGACTGGTGTGCCGCTCACGAAGACCTGGAGCCCAGCAGTAACTCATGTTATCACATCAACAGATGGTAGTGGGGCATGCAAGAGAACCCTTAAGTTTTTGATGGCCATTCTTAATGGGAAATGGATTGTAAATATCAACT GGATTAGAGTTTGCATGGAGGCTATGGAACCAGTTGATGAGGAGAAGTTCGAAATTACTGTTGATGTCCATGGAATTAGTGGCGGACCTAAATTAGGAAGATTGAAGGCCATTAACAAG GAACCGAAACTCTTTAATGGCCTCCGATTCTATTTCAGTGGAGACTTTGTGCTATCCTACAGAGGCTATCTGCAGGATCTTGTTACTGCAGCAGGAGGAACTGTTCTACAAAGAAAACCCATCTCAAGAGATCAACAAAAATTGTTGGATGACTCTTCATTAACCTTCATCATCTACAGCCTTGAGCATCCAGAGAAGAGCAATTCGAATCGCGATTCTGTCGTGTTTGATCTTCGACGAGCCAAAGCTAAAGCTCTTGCTGATGCTTGCAGCGGTAAAATCGCAAGCAACACGTGGGTCATAGACTCAATAGCTGCTTGCAAGCTGCAGCCTCTAACTTGA